From the genome of Bacteroidota bacterium:
GTGTACCGCGAGGAATTCCGGACGCTGGTGTTTTTTACGCAGGTGATCTATGTTTTGGAGCTTGCTGATCGATCGGATGATTGGGTTGCAACCGCGAATAAGCAAGTCTGAATTTCGCGGTGAAGGCAATTTGATTAATTTGTGGTGAATTGACCCGAAAAGAATGTGAGTGCCGCCCATGAATTTCCCAAATACGATGCCAATGCGCCAAAACGGAGTATTGCCAAGCGCATTCTGACCAATCTGACCTTCTGGGTTTTGATCGCCATCATCGCGGGTGTGTTGCTCGGTCACTTTGCGCCAGAGACCGGCAAGCAGATGGAGGTGATCGGTTCGACGTTTGTGAAGATCATCAAGCTGTTCATTCCTCCGATTATTTTTCTCACGATTGTATTGGGAATCAGTGGGATGCATGACTTGAAGAAGGTCGGCCGGATCGGCGTGAAAGCATTGGTTTATTTTGAAGTGGTAACCACTTTTGCACTCGTGATCGGCATCGCTGTTGCCTATTGGATCAAACCGGGCAGCATTCCGCGGGAGAGTTTGAAGGCGGCGGAGGGTCCCGTCGTCAAGGGAAATGGAGAAGGATTTAGCTGGCTGAAATTCTTTTTGGACAACCTGACGCTTCAGATTTTGGTGGTTGCGATTTTGGTCGGCATCGGATTGCATTTTTACCGTCGCCGCGAATTGGCCTACACAAAGCTGAGTTGGCTCTCCAAATACGTTTTCATGGGGTTGAAATATGTCATGTACCTCGCGCCGTTGGGCGCATTTGGCGGTATGGCATCGGTTGTCGGCAAGTATGGGCTGCATTCGCTCACGCCATTGGCCAAACTCATGGGAACCGTCTATCTGACCATGTTCCTGTTCATTTTTGTGATTCTCGGCGGCATTTTGTGGCTTTACCGCATTCGCATTTGGAAGTTGCTGCGGTTTATCAAGGAGGAACTTTTAATTGTGCTCGGCACATCCTCCTCAGAATCCGCCCTTCCTTCGATCATGGAGAAGCTTGAAAGGATGGGTTGCAGCAAATCAGTCGTCGGCTTGGTCGTCCCGACAGGTTATTCCTTCAATTTGGATGGCACTTCGATTTACCTGTCCATGTCGGTGATTTTTCTGGCGCAATTGTACAATGTTGATTTGAGCTTAGGAGAATTGCTGTCGATCATCGGGATCTTGATGATTACCTCCAAAGGTGCAGCCGGCGTGAGCGGCAGCGGATTTATCGTTTTGGCATCAACGCTCACAGCGATCGGGAAAATCCCAGTGGAAGGGCTCGCATTTTTACTGGGGGTCGACAAATTCATGAGTGAAGCACGGGCGATCACCAACATCATCGGCAACACGGTTGCAACAATTGTGATTTCCAAAAGTGAAAAAGAATTCACAGAACCCAAGATGGAACCGGATTGAGTCAATCACTTGATATTGATCTTTGGGCCTTCGGTTGTGTGCGGTGAAGAACCAAATGATTCAACGCATGAACATTCTCAATGCTGGTGGATCACCGGCAGAACCTTGGACCAAGAAGTTGTCCCCCAATCGCCAACCCTGACATCCAAAAAGTACATTCCCGAAGGCAAATCCGGCAGATCGATACGAAGTTGGATGGCACCATTTTGGGGTTGGGCATTGGATTGCCACAGCGTTCTTCCCTGAAGGTCCATCAGCTTACATTGAACAACATCCGAATTCGTGCCGGCAACCACGAGGTCCATCCAATTGGAGAATGGGTTGGGCCAAACTTGGATCAAAGGTGTTTGGAGGCTTGAAACTCCCGTGCTCGTCAATCCCAACGTTTGGCAGGAAGTATCGCTGCCACAGGTGTCGGTCGCGATCAAACAGACGGTGTACACGCCCGCCTGCGCATAGGCATGCGATGGATTTTGAAGCAGGCTTGTATTTCCGTCTCCAAAGTTCCAATGCCAGCTTGTGGCATATTGGCTTAGATTCTGGAAATTGACTGACAACTGATTGGCGTTAAAAGTGTAAGCTGCAAATGGTGGACGGCTTACAAAAACAGTCATCGAGTCAATGGCTTGGCAATTGGCATCGCTTACCGACCAGAAGAACTGATATTGGCCCGGCTGCAAGCCTCCGGCGACCGCATGGGGAAGCGTAGCATTGTTAAAGGCGACTGTATTGGGCATTACGGTCCACATTCCTTGACCGTTCGTAGATGCCGAACCAGCGAGTTGCAGATTGGAGTTACAAACGACGGTATCATTTCCAGCATCAATGAAGGCCGTGCTGCTTACAAAAACTTCCAAGGTGTCGACGCCGCTGCATTGGCCATCAAATACGATCCAAGCCAGCAGATTTAGGCCTTGTTGAAGATTTGTAACGGTGGTCGACGGAATATTTGGATTTTGGATTGTGCCGTTGCCGCTGATCCAATCCCAATGACCGGTTCCTTGGATCGGGACATTCGCAGAGATCAACAAACTATTGCTGCAAAGCACAGTGTCACGTCCCGCATACGCAGTCGGGCGCGGCATCAAAAAACTTAGGGAGATCGTGTCAGAATAAATGCATCCCGCAGAATCAGTGACTGTTACAGAATATGTCCCCGCGGTGAGGCTGTTGAGGTCTTCGACCATATCACCCGTGCTCCAGATGAAGTTGTAGCCGGGCGTGCCACCACTTGTATGCAAGTCGATGGCACCATCAGCAGTTCCTTCGCAGGATTCTGCACCCACTTGCACGTTCACTTGGAGGGCGGACGGACTTGTGACCGTCACGGAGTGGACGATGTCATATCCGTAGCGATCGCTGATGGTGACGGTATAAGTGCCAGGTAATAATCCGTTTGCCGTTGGTGTGGTGTGGCCCGAAGACCATTGATAGGAATACGGCGCGGTGCCACCAGCAGGAGTGACGGTGGCTTGGCCATTGGAGCTATAGTTGCAAGTGGCAGGAACCGTTGCATCGGTTGCCGTAAGCGCATACGGAAAGGGAAATGGCACGCGGAACGTGAACAAACCATTGTGCACGTCTGAGCCGAGAACAGTTCCAGATGGAAGGAATGGGTAGGTGCCCCATGCGCCATACCAATCGTTGTAGGTCGTGTTGATGGGGTAGGTATCGTAGCCGGCGACATGCACCGGCGCACTTTTGTTGCTGATGTCCCAAATTTGGACACCATCGTGGTAGTAGGCAATCACAGCATAATTGCCAATCACCAACGGGTTGTGTGGAATGCTGGTCGAATCCGGAAACAACAATGCCGACCGGAACATCGAGGTGATGTTGAGGTTCCCGAAATTGCGTACATCGACGATTTTGCAGCTTTTGTTGCGCGTTTCATCACACATGACGAGGTAGTCTCCATCCTCGGTCAGCCAACAGCTATGATTGTAACCTTGTTGCGGATAGGATGGCAGCGATGCCAACATTACGGGAGCCGCAGGATTTGCAAAATCATAAATCCGAAAGCCATCAAAGCCATTGTTCATGTAAGCCGTGTCGCCGCGCACCGATAAATCGTGGGTGTAGCTGCCTAGGTTTACACTTCCCAGCAAGGTGGGAACCTCTGGATTTGTCCCAATATCCAAGACGAAAACACCTTGATTTTGGGTATTTGAGCCAACAATATAGAGCCTGCCGGAGGCCGAGTCCACGAAACAATTGTGCGCCCGCTGGAAAAATTGTGCGCTGTTGTACACGACATGAACCGAATCGGGTAGGTAAGACATGTCGATGACTTGCAGTGTAGAATTGCCTTCATCGGCGACGCCATAGCAATAGTTGCCGTAGGTCTTAAAATCGCGGTGAATGCATTGGCCAAATGTGCCTGCAACGCTGTCACGCACAATAGGTGTTGCCGGATTCGTGACTTCGATGAAATGTGTCCAGGCCATGGAGCCGAGGATTGCGTATTCGCGGCCGTTGCCGTCGTGCCAGCCGAATACCTCGTTGTACACCAAGTTGTAGTACATCGGCAAGTTCGGGTTGTCCCAATTGGAGAGCACGGTCATGTTATTTCCTACTTGGGCAGAAACTCCCTTTGGAATCATGAACAACGAAGCAAGCAGCAAAAAAGGAAACAAATAATTTCTCACACCAAGTCCCAAATTGAAGTAGCAAGCTACGGAAAATTAGGGAAATGTGTGCGTGCAGGTCGTTGACGCACAATGCCTGTCGCAAAGCATCCGAAATGGATCAACCTTCAATCAGCAAGCGTTACTATCCCATTCGCCAATTGCGCCCCATGAATTCCGCCATTTCTATGAAGCCCATCACCCTCCCCGCGAATGCCCGCCAGCGAATGAACGAAACAAAGTTGCGATTCGGGCCGGGGGCCAACAAAAAAAATTTTGGCCAAGGGGACACGTGCCGCCCTTGCACCGAAGTTTCAGGGCTGCACGGTCCGATGGCCAAAAATTTTTTTGCAAGCCCCCAACCCGAACCGCCTCACACGCCCCGCTCATCCGCCGGCCAACATCCCCGGGGAGGGCGGAAAAATGTCACAGAAAAATCAAAATTCATGGAACGACAAATGGCAGGCCCAAATGGACAAGGCCTACGCCGAATTGTTGGAAATGAATGCATTGCGTGAATCGCTGGAGGACTTGCTTTCGCAGGTAAACCTTAATCTGCGGATCCAAATCGCCTTCATGGAATTGATTCATTCGCAGCTCAAACCTCCCGAATGAGGTTCATTCCCCATCACATTCTACAACGCTTCGGAAGATTCCTTAACCAGCTTCAAGACACATCTATTCGCCAATTGCCGCCCCATGAATTCCGCCATTTCTGCGAAGCCCATCACCCTCCCCGCGGATGCCCGCCAGCGAATGAACGAGGCAAAGTTGCGTTTCGGGCCGGGGGCCAACAAAATAATTTTTGGCCAAGGGGACACGTGCCGCCCTTGCACCGAGGTTTCAGGGCGCCACGGTCCGATGGCCAAAAATTTTTTTGCAAGCCCCCAACCCGAACCGCCTCCCACGCCCCGCTCATCCGCCGGCCAACATCCCCGGGGAGGGCGGAAAAATGTCACAGAAAAATCAAAATTCATGGAATGACAAGTGGCAGGCCCAAATGGACAAGGCCCACGCCGAATTGCTGGAAATGAATGCTTTGCGTGAGGCACTCGAGGAATTGCTTTCGCAGGTAAACCTGAATCTGCGGATCCAAATCGCCTTCTTGGAATTGATTCATTCGCAGATCAAGCCTCCCGAATGAGAGGGGAAGCCCCAACTTTTTAGCCTGAATCAAGTTCCCATCTTAACTTCGTCGCTTGAACATGAAAAAATTCTTCAATTCCACGATTGGTTTTCTGCGCGTACTGGGTTTGCTCGAAGGGACTTCCCTCATCGTACTCGTTTTCATAGGAGTTCCCGTTAAGCGCTTTCTTGGTGACGACACCATCGTGAAAACGGTGGGTATGGCCCATGGGATTCTTTTTATACTGTTTGTGTTCTTGACATTGCTGGTCGGCCAACAACAACGTTGGAAAATGTTTCAGACAACCTGGAAGGTTTTGCTCTCCTGCATCATCCCTTTCGGGACGTTTTATGTGGACCACAAGATATTGAAGCCCATTCATCAGGCTGGAAATTAAGTTGTTGCCTTCTTCGCGAAGAGATTCGACAAAAAAGACGAACTTGCTGTAACCGACTCGCGCGACGCGTCGTCCAATGTCACGATGCAGGTACCCAATGAGGCATATCATATTGAACGCGTTTTAAAGGGCGATACGCAGGCGTTTGCCTTGTTGGTCGAGTACTACAAGGATTTGGTGTTTACGATTTGCAAGCGCATCACCCAAAATGACGAGGATGCTGAGGAATGTGCTCAGGATACGTTTCTGAAGGCATTTCGGAGTTTGGAGAGCTTTCGGCAGGAGGCAAAATTCGGGACATGGTTGTTTCGGATTGCCTACAACACTGCGATTTCCAAGCAACGCGTGCAGAAGCATGTGCATGAAAGCACCGATGACCGCAAGGTGCAGAATGTGAGCTTTGATGATACTGAAAGCGGTTACCGTTCATTGGCCAACGATCAGCGTAAACACTATCTGAAGTTGGCGCTCGCCGAATTGCCGCCGGAGGATGCCAATCTGGTGAGCCTGTATTATTACAACGAATTGAGCATCGCGGAGATTCAGGAGATCACCGGCATGGAGATTTCTAACATAAAAGTTAAATTGCATAGGGCACGCAAAAAGCTTCAAGACAGCTTGCAGCGGCTACTGAAAGATGAATTGGAGGAAATTCTATGAAAGAGGAGAAGGATCAATTTGAGGATTTTCTGCACGAAATGATGCAGGAAGGCGGTTTGGAGCAAGCTCCTTCTGGCTTCACGCAGCGTGTGATGGGCGAAATCACCGCGCCACAAGCGGTGAAGGCGCGTTCGCGTTGGCAACCGGTGATCACCTTGCGCGGTTGGATCGGCGCTGCCGCCGGATTGGTGATTACCTTCCTTGTGGCCTATTTCGTGCCTTGGACGACACCCTCAAAGGCAATGCCCGGGCAAGAAGCCGCGAAGCAGGCGATCGATGCTACCGTGGATGCATTCGGCGGATTTCAACCACCCATGATGTTGGTGTTGGTCTTGGGAGCCTTGTTTCTCCTGTTTGCCTTGGACCGATTCTTGAGCCGGAGGGCTGCCTAAAACAACGATTCCAGTTCTCAGAGCAGGAAGATGCCGTTGTCTTCGATGCGCACGAGTTTCTTCTTGAAAAGTGTTCCTGCTGCCTTTTTGAATGTTTTCTTGCTCATTTTGAGTTGCTTCTGAATCGCTTCGGGATCACTTTTGTCTCCAAAGGGCAATGATCCACCATTCTTCTTCAGCAAAACAAGCAACGTTTCAGCCGTGGCCTCGACATTTTCAAAGCCGATCGGTTGCAGGCTCAAGTCAATCTTGTTGTCCTCGCGGATCGCGCGAACGTAGCCCTTCATTTTGTCACCGATGCGCAGGGGTTCAAACAGGTCGCTGCGGTAAATGATGCCAAAATGTTTGTTGTTAATGATTGCGCGAAATCCTGCCTCATTTTCTTCCCAGATCAGCAAGGCGACTTCGTCGCCGACTTCTACCTCGATATCGTCGTTGCTCACGTGGCGACGCACGCGGTTGGTGGCGACAAGGCGTCCACTTGCGGTGTCGAGGTAGAGGAAGACAACATATTTCCTGCCCTCATCCATGCGAGGCTCTTGCTCTTTGTAAGGCACGAGCAGGTCTTTTTCCAATCCCCAGTCCAAAAATGCGCCGACGGTACCGACTTGTTTCACCTTCAAATAGGCAAATGAATCCCGAATGATCAAAGGGCGCTGGTTCGTAGCAACCGGGCGTTGTTCGTGGTCACGGTATACAAAAACATCGAGTTTGTCCCCGATTTTGGCATCCTTGGGGCAAAACTTGTTGGGAAGCAAGACATCGTTGCCTTCTTCATCGGCGAGGTAAAGTCCAAACTTTGTATCGCTTACCACCTCGAGGGTGTTGTATTTCCCGATGTTCATCATAGGCGCAAAATTAATCAAAAATAGCTTGATTGCTAACGGATGGGGAATTGGGGCTGGCATGCGAAAAGGAATTGCCTCCGATTGACCCGACTCAAAAGCGTTCGGCCCATTGAATTCCTCCGTCTAAATCCTGGTTGCAAAACTCCAAATGAATCACGCGTCGTTGGGTTCCGGATTGTGCGCGCCTGCTCGCATGCATGGTCAACGGCCGCATCAACATGACCCCGCCTGCGGGGACCTCACAGGTCACCTCTTCCATTTGGTCCCAATCGACGGTTTCCTTGCGCACAATGCCCAAGTGGTGAGAACCGCGAAGGATCTTCAATGCGCCGTTGAATGCATCGGTATTGTCCAAATGAATGCGAACTGTGAGGGTGTTTTCAAGGATCGAAAGGGGCGGTACAACTCCAATGACGCCCGATTTTGCCGTCCATTGTGCGTAGCCGGGTACATCCCGTCGCGCGTCCACCGAAATGCTGATGTCTTGGTGCCAAGCCACAAACCAATTTGACCCCGGCGGCTTGTCAAAGTAGATGCTTTTGGTGAGAAAACTGCCTTTTTCGGCAAATTCGTCAATGATGCGTATCAAAGCTGGGGTGAAAATCAGTTGCCTGAGGGAGGGAATCTCTTCCATGATCCTTCGAATCGCAAAAAGTTCCCTTTCCTGCTGAAATTCAGGGTTAGTCGCGCTGAATCTGTCGATTTCCTCCGCAATTTTCAATAATTCGGATTGCGAATAGACCGCTGCAATCACGGCATATCCATCTTGTTGGAAATTCCTGCGGATAACCTTCATGGAATCCGAAAGTAGGCCGAATCGTCGTGAAATTCAAGCAAACCCCGCTGGATTTCCCTACCTTCGCCCTCCGAAAGCACTCAAAACGCATGAAAAAATTCGCAATTGCCCTCCACGGCGGCGCCGGTACGATCCTTCGCAGTGCCATGACCCCTGAGAAAGAGGCCGCATATACTGCAGCGCTGCAAGCAGCCCTGAACATTGGCTACGCCATCCTCGAAAATGGCGGCAGCGCCTTGGAAGCGGTGGAGCAGACGGTGGTATCGCTCGAGGATTGCCCCCTTTTCAATGCCGGCCGCGGTTCGGTGTTCACGGCAGATGGCAAGCACGAGATGGATGCCTCGATCATGGACGGCTTGACCCGCGATGCGGGTGCGGTTTCGATGGTATCGGGTGTGCGCAACCCGATCACGCTCGCGCGCTTGGTCATGGCTGAGAGCGGGCATGTGATGCTTGCAGGTGAGGGTGCGATGGACTTTGCGCGGTCGATGAAAGTGCCATTTGAGCCGGAAAGCTATTTCCACGATGATTTTCGCTGGAATCAATGGCAGGAAATGCGGGGCAGCGATGGGTTTCAGCTGGATCACAGCGCTAAGAAGGACGAGAAATTCGGGACTGTGGGCGCTGTGGCGCTAGATCAACAGGGCAACATTGCCGCCGCAACGAGCACGGGCGGCATGACCAATAAAAAATTCGGCAGGATTGGGGACAGCCCGATCATCGGAGCGGGAACCTACGCGCACAACAAAACTTGCGCAGTGAGCTGCACCGGCAGCGGCGAATTTTTCATCCGTGGCGTGGTCGCCTACGATGTGAGCTGCCTGATGGAATACAAAGGACTGTCGTTGCAGGCGGCCTGTGACGAGGTGGTGCAACGCCGACTCATGGAAATTGGCGGCGACGGCGGATTGGTGGCCTTGGATGCTGCGGGAAACATCGCGTTGGTGTTCAATACCGAGGGGATGTACCGGGCCTGCCGGGATTCTGCGGGGCGGAATGAGGTTGGGATTTATGGGGGGTGAGATTCTGCGAAAGTATACCGGCTATTAAATTCCTTCGATTTGGCAGTATTGGAGCTTATCGACGAATATTTTCAAGCTGGGATTGTGCGGCGAATAGCGGTCTAGATCTTTGCGCTTGAGGAAATTCTTGGCCATTTTTTCATAGTATTTGTACTCCTTGGCATGGATTGAGAAGCCTTCTTTCTTTTGCAGAGCTTGATTCAAGGTGTTGATGCACCCGGTTGTTTTTGCGCTCTTGGAGTCTGTGTAGTAGATCGGAAGCAACCAACATTCGATTTCGTGGACTGAGATGGCAAAGATTAGGCGCTGTTTCACCAATTCGAAGAACTCACCGATCGATTCTATCAGTTTGGCTTGCGTTTCGTGGACAAGCAAATCAATATTTATGTCTTTACCCTCAAATGGTTTGGACACCCCAAATTCTTCGCTTTTGTCCGTGTCAATTTGCACGACGATATATTTTGTCGTCTGAAATGTTTGCTTGAATGCATCGGATTTCAGGTATTCAAGCAGATTTCCCCAACCTCCAGTAGCCTTCCCCTTGTCAGTCTCATCCCTCAAGGGATGATTTGCAGTAACCATTAGGTCTGGGTCATTAAAATAGCCCATCAGGATGCGTTCAACCACGACTTGATCGCTTTCACCTTCCGTCACCAATCCAAAATGGTTCATAGCGAGAAGTTTTTGGGAATTCCGCCCAAGTGACCACGCATGAACAATTCACTTAGCTTTGCTGGAGTTTGTCCTGGAAGTGGTTCCGGCTTCTGGATCCGTTTAGTGACTGTGTGTCCGTGGGCATGGGGTTCAAAGCGGTTTCAATGTTGTCAATCGCAAAAAAAATTGGTGTGTCCTTGCTGATAAAAAGGGCGAGGTAGAAGAGAATGAACAAGAATCCCTCATTGGCGCTGCGTTGGTCGATGAACTCAATGTTTGCGTCGAGGTATTTGTCCTTGATTTTCATGAAGCTTTCACCTGGCCAGAGACGCTCTGGTAAGGCAAAGTTATCAAACCAGCCAAAGATTTGAAGACGTTCGTTGAGTTCTCGTATGGCGGGTTGGTTGGGTTCAGTGGCGAAATATTGGAGGAGTGCGAACAGGCCCTCCCCGTTTTTGCCCAATGGTACTATTTGGGATTCCCGTTCAAGGGTTCGAAGCGTCGTATTTTCAGGACCAAAGATGATGAAACTTCCAATTGATTTTGAGCAATGCTGGAAGAAAATCAGGCAAGTAATGATTGAGCTGAATGGCATTTGCATTTGATCGCGCAAATCCACAGATTTTGCAAGTTCCTCGCTTAACGAATTCACTGCCATTGTCCAAGGAGAAAATCGATCATTCTGATTTGAAGCAAGGGAACTGATTTCGTCATCAAAACAAAGCTGAATTTTAATATGCTTTTTCTGATTTTCTTTGTCGAACCCTGATCGCATCAGTTCAGGTGCAGTTACCCGAATTCCCCTTGGTGCCAGAAATTCATGGTCCAACCGATTCTGTAGCGCCGCACTCGCTATCGCTACGGTCTCCAGCACATTGCTTTTCCCGCTGCCATTCTCCCCGATAAATACATTCACACGCCCCAAATCCAATTCGAGTGAATGGATTGACTTAAAATTCTCAACCTTGAAATTTGTCAGCATGCCTTTTCTGAGATATTTGACGCGATCAGCCTTAATCGGCTAAGTCCAAAGATAGAAAAGATTCCATGACTCCACTGATTTCCCGCCAGAGGCGCGCTGTCGATCGGCATGTCCCCAGATCGGGGCCGCATTAAATTGAGCCACCGCCTCAATGCATTCATCACCCCAAAAACTTTTCACTAATCACTGTTAACTGTTCCCTCAAATAAACGCCGCATCCATCGGCAAAATCCCGATCCGGCGCTCGTCGATCGTGAACATGTCGGAGTTGCTCAGGATGTGGACCACGAGGTTGCTCATGGACATCGGGGTGCCGGGGGCGAGAATTTCCTCGTTGTTGTGGGTGAGTTTGCTCGGGTCAAACAAAACCACCATCCCTGAACCTATGACTTTGAAGTCGTTGCAGTTTTTGATGATCACCCCCGTGTCTTCTGCCAATCCGACGCCCATCAAATGCGGATGTTTGGCGACGGCCTCCGCCAATCTTCCAAATCTTCCTCTTTGAATAAAGTGGCTGTCGATGATCAGCTCGGGGATGAAGCTCATGCCATCGCGCATGCGCACCGAACCTTTGAACAAAGCATCGGTGACATTGCCCCCGGCGATCATCTCCGTGCTCATGCACATGGCGCCCGCGCTTGTACCTGCGATCACAAAATCCTCGTTTTTGTAACGGTCGATCAAAATGTCGTGCATCATCGTCCCGCCAATGCGGTTCACGATGTTGCTTTGGTCGCCGCCGGAAAACATCACGCAATTGGCTTGCTCGACCAATCGGAGGAAGTCCTTGCGCTCACTTTCACCGCGGTCGTGGATGTGGATCACATCGACATGTTTGACACCGAGCTTGTCGAAAGCGTGAAGGTAGTTTTGGCCAACTTCGTGGGGGATGCTACTTGCTGTCGGAATCACCACGATGCGTGCCTGCTGTCCGCCGCTTTCACGCACCACGTGCGACAAGATGCCTTCCTTGAGAAATTCGAGCGTGTACATCTCGTTTTCTCCCATTCCCTTGTCTTCGTTGCCCCCGATAGGGATCAATGTGCCTTTGACCATTGAGTCGTCTATTTTGAATTCGAAAAGGCCGATGTCGCTCCTCAATGTCACGGCACAATCGAGTATGCTGACCTCGGTCCCTAATACCCCCCCCGAGTCAATGATCCCTAAAGCTTTGTGCTGACCAAGAAACAATTATGATCTATTGCCTCATTTTCAGCTGCCGCCTTAGCTACATTGTTAAGGCAAGATTAATAAAAAAATCATGAAACACCTTCAAATCCCGCAAATGCAAAGGCCCTAAGGGCGAGAATAAACGAGTTGAGGCCTTTATCGTCTTGAAATGGCGAGACATGTACGGATTATTTTCCATTGATGAATGTCCTTGTAGCTCGACCCTTTGGGATTTGGGAGTGATGCGGTCCAATGATGGCTTCTAGGCTGAGGAAATATCGGAAGATTTGCTAATTTCGTCGCTACCAGGTTTGTGGTGTCAGGGTGTCAAGCATCTGTAAAGGTCAAGAGGATAATGTTATGCGTAAGTCAATCTACTATTTGGGTGGTTCCCTCCTTGTTGTGGTCTTTTTGATGGTCGTTGGTTGGCCGCCAAGGGATACATCGGGAGCAACCGAGGTACTAGGCAATTACGGTAAGAGCAAAAAGGAGTCGATGGAGCGAGCAGAGGAAGAGGAGGAAGGAATGCCCCTGCGCGACCGAATGGACCTTGCGATGGCGCAGGAATTCAAGAAGACTGTC
Proteins encoded in this window:
- a CDS encoding phytanoyl-CoA dioxygenase family protein, with translation MKVIRRNFQQDGYAVIAAVYSQSELLKIAEEIDRFSATNPEFQQERELFAIRRIMEEIPSLRQLIFTPALIRIIDEFAEKGSFLTKSIYFDKPPGSNWFVAWHQDISISVDARRDVPGYAQWTAKSGVIGVVPPLSILENTLTVRIHLDNTDAFNGALKILRGSHHLGIVRKETVDWDQMEEVTCEVPAGGVMLMRPLTMHASRRAQSGTQRRVIHLEFCNQDLDGGIQWAERF
- a CDS encoding phage tail protein — its product is MNHFGLVTEGESDQVVVERILMGYFNDPDLMVTANHPLRDETDKGKATGGWGNLLEYLKSDAFKQTFQTTKYIVVQIDTDKSEEFGVSKPFEGKDINIDLLVHETQAKLIESIGEFFELVKQRLIFAISVHEIECWLLPIYYTDSKSAKTTGCINTLNQALQKKEGFSIHAKEYKYYEKMAKNFLKRKDLDRYSPHNPSLKIFVDKLQYCQIEGI
- a CDS encoding GntR family transcriptional regulator, encoding MMNIGKYNTLEVVSDTKFGLYLADEEGNDVLLPNKFCPKDAKIGDKLDVFVYRDHEQRPVATNQRPLIIRDSFAYLKVKQVGTVGAFLDWGLEKDLLVPYKEQEPRMDEGRKYVVFLYLDTASGRLVATNRVRRHVSNDDIEVEVGDEVALLIWEENEAGFRAIINNKHFGIIYRSDLFEPLRIGDKMKGYVRAIREDNKIDLSLQPIGFENVEATAETLLVLLKKNGGSLPFGDKSDPEAIQKQLKMSKKTFKKAAGTLFKKKLVRIEDNGIFLL
- a CDS encoding sigma-70 family RNA polymerase sigma factor, yielding MQVPNEAYHIERVLKGDTQAFALLVEYYKDLVFTICKRITQNDEDAEECAQDTFLKAFRSLESFRQEAKFGTWLFRIAYNTAISKQRVQKHVHESTDDRKVQNVSFDDTESGYRSLANDQRKHYLKLALAELPPEDANLVSLYYYNELSIAEIQEITGMEISNIKVKLHRARKKLQDSLQRLLKDELEEIL
- a CDS encoding DUF3817 domain-containing protein; amino-acid sequence: MKKFFNSTIGFLRVLGLLEGTSLIVLVFIGVPVKRFLGDDTIVKTVGMAHGILFILFVFLTLLVGQQQRWKMFQTTWKVLLSCIIPFGTFYVDHKILKPIHQAGN
- a CDS encoding cation:dicarboxylase symporter family transporter, whose amino-acid sequence is MSAAHEFPKYDANAPKRSIAKRILTNLTFWVLIAIIAGVLLGHFAPETGKQMEVIGSTFVKIIKLFIPPIIFLTIVLGISGMHDLKKVGRIGVKALVYFEVVTTFALVIGIAVAYWIKPGSIPRESLKAAEGPVVKGNGEGFSWLKFFLDNLTLQILVVAILVGIGLHFYRRRELAYTKLSWLSKYVFMGLKYVMYLAPLGAFGGMASVVGKYGLHSLTPLAKLMGTVYLTMFLFIFVILGGILWLYRIRIWKLLRFIKEELLIVLGTSSSESALPSIMEKLERMGCSKSVVGLVVPTGYSFNLDGTSIYLSMSVIFLAQLYNVDLSLGELLSIIGILMITSKGAAGVSGSGFIVLASTLTAIGKIPVEGLAFLLGVDKFMSEARAITNIIGNTVATIVISKSEKEFTEPKMEPD
- a CDS encoding isoaspartyl peptidase/L-asparaginase; translated protein: MKKFAIALHGGAGTILRSAMTPEKEAAYTAALQAALNIGYAILENGGSALEAVEQTVVSLEDCPLFNAGRGSVFTADGKHEMDASIMDGLTRDAGAVSMVSGVRNPITLARLVMAESGHVMLAGEGAMDFARSMKVPFEPESYFHDDFRWNQWQEMRGSDGFQLDHSAKKDEKFGTVGAVALDQQGNIAAATSTGGMTNKKFGRIGDSPIIGAGTYAHNKTCAVSCTGSGEFFIRGVVAYDVSCLMEYKGLSLQAACDEVVQRRLMEIGGDGGLVALDAAGNIALVFNTEGMYRACRDSAGRNEVGIYGG
- a CDS encoding choice-of-anchor B family protein; protein product: MIPKGVSAQVGNNMTVLSNWDNPNLPMYYNLVYNEVFGWHDGNGREYAILGSMAWTHFIEVTNPATPIVRDSVAGTFGQCIHRDFKTYGNYCYGVADEGNSTLQVIDMSYLPDSVHVVYNSAQFFQRAHNCFVDSASGRLYIVGSNTQNQGVFVLDIGTNPEVPTLLGSVNLGSYTHDLSVRGDTAYMNNGFDGFRIYDFANPAAPVMLASLPSYPQQGYNHSCWLTEDGDYLVMCDETRNKSCKIVDVRNFGNLNITSMFRSALLFPDSTSIPHNPLVIGNYAVIAYYHDGVQIWDISNKSAPVHVAGYDTYPINTTYNDWYGAWGTYPFLPSGTVLGSDVHNGLFTFRVPFPFPYALTATDATVPATCNYSSNGQATVTPAGGTAPYSYQWSSGHTTPTANGLLPGTYTVTISDRYGYDIVHSVTVTSPSALQVNVQVGAESCEGTADGAIDLHTSGGTPGYNFIWSTGDMVEDLNSLTAGTYSVTVTDSAGCIYSDTISLSFLMPRPTAYAGRDTVLCSNSLLISANVPIQGTGHWDWISGNGTIQNPNIPSTTVTNLQQGLNLLAWIVFDGQCSGVDTLEVFVSSTAFIDAGNDTVVCNSNLQLAGSASTNGQGMWTVMPNTVAFNNATLPHAVAGGLQPGQYQFFWSVSDANCQAIDSMTVFVSRPPFAAYTFNANQLSVNFQNLSQYATSWHWNFGDGNTSLLQNPSHAYAQAGVYTVCLIATDTCGSDTSCQTLGLTSTGVSSLQTPLIQVWPNPFSNWMDLVVAGTNSDVVQCKLMDLQGRTLWQSNAQPQNGAIQLRIDLPDLPSGMYFLDVRVGDWGTTSWSKVLPVIHQH
- a CDS encoding cyanophycinase, which codes for MVKGTLIPIGGNEDKGMGENEMYTLEFLKEGILSHVVRESGGQQARIVVIPTASSIPHEVGQNYLHAFDKLGVKHVDVIHIHDRGESERKDFLRLVEQANCVMFSGGDQSNIVNRIGGTMMHDILIDRYKNEDFVIAGTSAGAMCMSTEMIAGGNVTDALFKGSVRMRDGMSFIPELIIDSHFIQRGRFGRLAEAVAKHPHLMGVGLAEDTGVIIKNCNDFKVIGSGMVVLFDPSKLTHNNEEILAPGTPMSMSNLVVHILSNSDMFTIDERRIGILPMDAAFI